One window from the genome of Flavobacterium agricola encodes:
- a CDS encoding Rossmann-like and DUF2520 domain-containing protein: MITVNIIGSGNVATHLIATILQENEFVIQKVYARRAYMLEGLLSFSKITSRIEELEPADITIISVSDDAIAEVSSQLPYSNQFVVHTSGSSDISVIDSKNNAGVLYPLQTFSKTKKINFKEVPLCIESAKMPNLILLKKVAALLSDKVYIISSEQRRSIHVAAVYASNFVNHMYHLAHDICTEKNIPFEILMPLIQETAQKIKTLSPKDAQTGPAKRQDKKTILSHLEVINQPLQKEIYTLLTNSIIKSNV, encoded by the coding sequence ATGATTACAGTAAACATAATAGGTTCTGGCAATGTTGCTACGCATCTAATAGCTACCATTTTACAAGAAAATGAATTCGTAATTCAAAAAGTTTATGCCCGTCGTGCATATATGTTAGAAGGCTTACTTAGCTTTTCTAAAATAACATCGCGTATTGAGGAACTAGAACCGGCCGACATTACCATTATTAGCGTTTCTGACGATGCCATTGCCGAAGTTTCTTCGCAATTACCATATAGCAATCAATTTGTGGTTCACACCTCAGGTAGTTCTGATATTTCGGTAATTGATTCTAAAAACAACGCAGGCGTTTTATATCCGTTACAAACATTTTCAAAAACAAAAAAAATAAACTTTAAAGAAGTTCCGTTATGCATCGAGTCGGCTAAAATGCCAAACTTAATTTTACTTAAAAAAGTTGCGGCGCTTTTATCTGACAAAGTTTATATAATTAGTTCTGAACAGCGTAGAAGCATTCACGTAGCTGCGGTTTATGCATCAAATTTTGTAAATCACATGTATCATTTGGCACATGATATTTGTACAGAAAAAAATATTCCGTTCGAAATTTTAATGCCTTTGATACAAGAAACAGCTCAAAAAATTAAAACATTATCACCGAAAGATGCACAAACCGGTCCGGCAAAACGTCAAGATAAAAAAACCATTTTAAGCCATTTAGAAGTGATAAATCAGCCTTTACAAAAAGAAATATATACCTTACTAACAAATTCTATTATAAAAAGTAATGTCTAA
- a CDS encoding tRNA-binding protein: MKQKPNITWQDFEKVDIRVGTIKAAKIFEKAKKPAFQLEIDFGSELGIKKSSAQITDFYMPEQLINQQIIAVINFDPKQIANFMSECLVLGILNQSNQVTLIQPNLKANNGDCIA; this comes from the coding sequence ATGAAACAAAAACCAAATATTACTTGGCAAGATTTTGAAAAAGTTGATATACGCGTGGGTACAATAAAAGCTGCAAAAATTTTTGAAAAGGCAAAAAAGCCAGCATTTCAGCTAGAAATTGATTTTGGTTCAGAACTCGGCATCAAAAAATCATCAGCGCAGATTACTGATTTTTATATGCCCGAGCAGCTAATTAACCAACAAATAATTGCTGTTATTAATTTTGACCCCAAGCAGATTGCTAATTTTATGAGCGAATGTTTGGTTTTAGGCATTTTAAATCAATCCAATCAGGTAACATTAATACAACCTAATTTAAAAGCGAATAATGGCGATTGCATTGCATAA
- a CDS encoding DUF1599 domain-containing protein, producing MNNTSAEYDQVIQACRDLYTKKLKDYGCAWRIFRLPSLTDQIFIKAQRIRSLQENAVRKIDEDETAEFIGIINYSVMALIQIEKGYANQPDLSNEEATDLYDKNIAITKQLMLDKNHDYGEAWRDMRISSLTDIILQKILRVKQIEDNQGKTLVSEGIDANYQDMINYAVFALIHLGFNKQ from the coding sequence ATGAATAACACATCTGCCGAATATGATCAGGTAATTCAGGCTTGCCGCGATTTATATACTAAAAAATTAAAAGATTATGGTTGTGCATGGCGCATTTTTAGATTGCCATCATTAACCGATCAAATTTTCATTAAAGCGCAACGCATCAGAAGTTTGCAAGAAAACGCGGTGCGCAAAATTGATGAAGACGAAACGGCAGAATTTATTGGCATTATTAATTATTCGGTAATGGCATTAATTCAGATTGAAAAAGGTTATGCCAATCAACCCGATTTAAGTAATGAAGAAGCGACTGATTTGTACGACAAAAACATTGCTATTACCAAGCAACTAATGTTAGATAAAAACCACGATTATGGCGAAGCTTGGCGCGATATGCGAATTAGCTCTTTAACCGATATTATTTTACAAAAAATTTTACGCGTAAAACAAATAGAAGATAATCAGGGTAAAACGCTTGTTTCTGAAGGCATTGATGCCAATTATCAGGACATGATTAACTACGCCGTTTTTGCTTTAATTCATTTAGGTTTTAACAAACAATAA
- the tpiA gene encoding triose-phosphate isomerase — MPKKIIAGNWKMHKTAPQTAKFLDELISKLPFTEAQVVVAPSFVNLAEATALTKNTKITVAAQNMHQAEAGAYTGEISAPMLTAVGVNTVILGHSERRQYFGETDGNLVAKVDSAMNHDMTVIFCIGEQLADRNKNNHFNVVEYQLRDGLFHLDKKFWKNIVVAYEPVWAIGTGETATPEQAQEMHAHIRGVIAKSYGADLAKNVSILYGGSVKPENAQLIFSKPDVDGGLIGGAALQVDDFIAIINAI; from the coding sequence ATGCCAAAAAAAATTATAGCAGGAAACTGGAAAATGCACAAAACTGCACCACAAACTGCAAAGTTTTTAGACGAATTAATTAGCAAATTACCATTTACCGAAGCACAAGTTGTTGTTGCACCATCATTTGTAAATTTAGCTGAGGCAACTGCTTTAACTAAAAACACAAAAATTACGGTTGCTGCTCAAAACATGCATCAAGCAGAAGCTGGTGCTTATACCGGCGAAATTTCGGCACCTATGTTAACTGCTGTTGGAGTAAATACGGTAATTTTAGGTCATTCTGAAAGACGTCAATATTTTGGTGAAACCGATGGCAATTTAGTTGCTAAGGTTGACAGTGCCATGAATCATGATATGACCGTTATTTTTTGCATTGGTGAACAATTAGCCGATCGTAACAAAAACAATCACTTTAACGTGGTTGAATACCAATTACGTGACGGACTTTTTCATTTAGATAAAAAATTCTGGAAAAATATTGTTGTTGCTTACGAACCGGTTTGGGCTATTGGTACTGGCGAAACAGCTACGCCAGAACAAGCACAAGAAATGCACGCTCATATTCGTGGGGTTATTGCTAAAAGCTATGGTGCAGATTTGGCTAAAAACGTTTCTATTTTATACGGCGGAAGCGTAAAACCAGAAAATGCGCAGTTAATATTTAGCAAACCTGATGTTGATGGTGGTTTAATTGGTGGAGCAGCTTTACAAGTTGACGATTTTATTGCCATTATAAATGCTATATAA
- a CDS encoding ABC transporter permease yields MVTLFGVVTVIFLLFNVLPGDPARMMLDQNENSEQLARIRKNLGLDKPVFTQYVYYLNDLSPISFHSNDAENYTHLAPNKYQVAAKINLGAGNLALKAPYLRESFQKNGKKVSQIIADTLPNTIILAFSAIIIAVIIGIALGIVSALYKNTWLDKTIAVISTLGMSVPSFFAAILFAFVFGYLLHETTGLNMSGSLVEVDDFGEGKHLAWKNLILPAVVLGIRPLGVVIQLMRNSLLEVLSFDYIRTAKAKGLSNKQIVLKHALKNALNPVVTALSGWFASMLAGAVFVEFIFGWNGLGKEIVDALNTLDLPVIMGAVLIIATTFIIINILVDIIYAYLDPKIKLE; encoded by the coding sequence ATGGTTACCTTATTCGGGGTTGTAACAGTAATTTTTTTACTGTTTAACGTTTTACCTGGTGATCCGGCACGAATGATGTTGGATCAGAATGAAAATTCTGAACAATTAGCGCGAATACGAAAGAACTTAGGGCTTGATAAACCTGTTTTTACACAATATGTGTATTATTTAAACGATCTATCTCCTATTTCTTTTCACAGCAATGATGCCGAAAATTATACCCATTTGGCACCAAATAAATATCAAGTTGCGGCTAAAATTAATTTAGGAGCAGGAAACTTGGCTTTAAAAGCACCTTATTTACGCGAAAGCTTTCAGAAAAACGGTAAAAAGGTAAGTCAAATTATTGCAGATACGTTGCCTAATACTATAATATTGGCATTTTCTGCCATTATTATTGCTGTGATTATTGGCATTGCATTAGGTATTGTTTCTGCCCTTTATAAAAACACATGGCTCGACAAAACCATTGCTGTAATAAGTACTTTGGGCATGAGCGTTCCGTCTTTTTTTGCAGCTATTTTATTTGCTTTTGTTTTTGGTTATTTGTTGCATGAAACTACAGGCCTAAACATGAGCGGAAGTTTGGTTGAAGTTGACGATTTTGGAGAAGGAAAACACCTAGCATGGAAAAATTTAATTTTACCCGCAGTTGTTTTAGGCATTCGCCCGTTAGGCGTTGTAATACAATTGATGCGAAATTCGCTGTTAGAAGTTTTATCTTTTGATTATATCCGAACGGCTAAGGCCAAAGGCCTTTCTAACAAACAAATCGTTTTAAAACATGCGCTCAAAAACGCTTTAAATCCGGTAGTTACGGCTTTATCTGGTTGGTTTGCTTCTATGTTAGCTGGCGCGGTTTTTGTTGAGTTTATTTTTGGTTGGAATGGTCTCGGCAAAGAAATTGTAGATGCCTTAAATACCTTAGATTTGCCTGTAATTATGGGTGCCGTTTTAATAATTGCAACCACATTTATTATCATAAATATATTGGTAGATATTATTTATGCTTACTTAGATCCTAAAATTAAATTAGAATAG
- a CDS encoding DUF4494 domain-containing protein — protein MSTTWYECKVKYRKLDDNAVQKLVSEIYLVDAMSYTEAESRISEEMSAYVGEEFKITTIKTANFSEIHPFENSDRWFKSKVSLIAFDEESGKERKSNLYILVQANDVKEAFDNTTEVMKTTLGEYSIPAISESPIVDVFPYFSGTEKELEQVERFNAIKASKPKVEIDNYVQETTADLLAAENQ, from the coding sequence ATGAGTACAACTTGGTATGAATGTAAAGTAAAATACAGAAAATTAGATGATAATGCTGTACAAAAATTAGTTAGCGAAATATATTTGGTTGATGCCATGTCGTACACCGAAGCCGAATCTAGAATTAGCGAAGAAATGAGCGCTTATGTTGGTGAAGAATTTAAAATTACAACAATAAAAACTGCAAATTTTTCAGAAATTCATCCGTTCGAAAATTCCGATCGTTGGTTTAAATCTAAAGTTTCATTAATTGCTTTTGATGAAGAAAGCGGTAAAGAACGTAAGTCTAATTTATACATTTTAGTTCAGGCAAATGATGTAAAAGAAGCTTTTGATAATACAACTGAAGTAATGAAAACAACGTTAGGAGAATATAGTATTCCAGCAATCTCAGAATCGCCGATTGTAGATGTTTTTCCTTATTTTAGTGGAACTGAAAAAGAATTAGAACAAGTAGAGCGCTTTAATGCTATAAAAGCTTCTAAACCAAAAGTTGAAATTGATAATTACGTGCAAGAAACTACTGCCGATTTATTAGCTGCAGAAAATCAATAA
- a CDS encoding BT_3928 family protein — protein sequence MKVLVKFAQYFVGILFIISGLIKLNDPVGFSFKLEEYFSESVLNLPFLIPFALLFAVVVVIFEIVLGVALLLGYKAKLVNWLLLGLIVFFTFLTFYSAYFNKVTDCGCFGDAIKLTPWESFTKDIVLLVLILILMAGEKYIKPVLDNVQALFTIFISYTICLFIAYYVLNHLPITDFRAYKVGTDIAKGMEIPADAPKDEFEMTFVYNINGVDTPISYNEMMSNGVPEGATFVSSESKLIKKGYEAPIHDFSIEKDGQDYTEQVLNQDKVVLYTAYDLTKSDEEALVALNDFTKQAQEKGYQVLALTATNDENIAKIKNNLKLTYDFYFCDGTTIKTIERANPSIVVLNKGVIMDKKHFNDLDQINL from the coding sequence ATGAAAGTACTAGTTAAGTTTGCACAATATTTTGTTGGAATTTTATTTATAATTTCTGGTTTAATTAAATTGAACGATCCGGTTGGTTTTTCGTTTAAACTAGAAGAATATTTTTCGGAATCGGTTTTAAACCTTCCTTTCCTCATTCCATTCGCTTTACTATTTGCCGTAGTTGTTGTAATTTTTGAAATTGTTTTAGGGGTTGCCCTACTATTAGGTTACAAAGCCAAATTGGTAAATTGGTTGTTATTGGGGCTAATTGTGTTTTTTACCTTTTTAACGTTTTACTCAGCTTATTTTAATAAGGTAACCGACTGCGGTTGTTTTGGAGATGCCATAAAACTTACTCCGTGGGAATCATTCACAAAAGATATTGTTTTATTGGTACTAATTTTAATTTTAATGGCAGGTGAAAAATATATAAAACCAGTATTAGATAATGTTCAGGCTTTATTTACTATTTTTATTTCGTACACAATTTGTTTATTTATTGCATATTACGTTTTAAATCACCTTCCTATTACCGATTTCAGAGCGTATAAAGTTGGAACCGATATCGCAAAGGGAATGGAGATTCCTGCAGATGCACCAAAAGATGAATTTGAAATGACTTTTGTTTACAATATTAACGGAGTTGATACGCCAATTAGTTATAATGAAATGATGAGCAACGGTGTGCCAGAAGGTGCAACATTTGTTTCTAGCGAATCAAAACTAATTAAAAAAGGATACGAAGCGCCTATTCACGATTTTTCAATCGAGAAAGATGGACAAGATTATACTGAGCAAGTTTTAAATCAGGACAAAGTTGTTTTATACACGGCTTATGATTTAACAAAATCAGATGAAGAAGCTTTAGTTGCTTTAAACGATTTTACAAAACAAGCCCAAGAAAAAGGATATCAAGTTTTAGCTTTAACCGCTACTAACGACGAGAATATTGCTAAAATTAAAAACAATTTAAAACTAACGTACGATTTTTATTTTTGCGATGGTACAACCATAAAAACCATTGAACGTGCAAATCCAAGCATTGTAGTTTTAAACAAAGGTGTAATAATGGATAAAAAACACTTTAACGATTTAGATCAAATTAATCTGTAA
- the folP gene encoding dihydropteroate synthase produces MRTTINCKGKLMSFDEPKVMGILNITPDSFFDGGKYKSDADFLNQTEKMLTEGAAIIDVGAYSSRPDAVFVSEQEEIERLIPIVSAITQRFPEAVLSIDTFRAQVAQAAIDAGAAIINDIAAGLLDDNMLAVVGKNKVPYIMMHMRGNPQTMKDLHQYEDITKEMIQYFSERIAAAHAHQITDIIIDPGFGFSKTTDQNYEVLNNLDVFHILEYPILSALSRKSMIYKFLGTKPAEALNGTTVLHTISLLKGAKLLRAHDVKEAVECIKLVNQTIKHETIL; encoded by the coding sequence ATGAGAACAACAATAAATTGCAAAGGAAAACTAATGAGTTTTGACGAGCCAAAAGTAATGGGAATTTTAAACATTACCCCGGATTCGTTTTTTGATGGTGGAAAGTACAAATCGGATGCTGATTTTTTAAACCAAACCGAAAAAATGTTAACTGAAGGTGCTGCAATTATTGATGTTGGCGCTTATTCTTCACGTCCGGATGCGGTTTTTGTTTCGGAACAAGAAGAAATAGAACGTTTAATACCAATTGTTAGCGCTATAACACAACGTTTTCCGGAGGCGGTTTTATCTATAGATACGTTTCGTGCACAAGTTGCCCAAGCTGCCATTGATGCCGGTGCTGCTATAATTAACGATATTGCTGCTGGTTTGTTAGATGATAATATGTTGGCTGTAGTTGGTAAAAACAAAGTGCCTTATATTATGATGCACATGCGTGGTAACCCGCAAACCATGAAAGATTTGCATCAATATGAAGACATTACTAAAGAAATGATTCAGTATTTTTCAGAACGTATTGCAGCAGCTCACGCACATCAAATAACCGATATTATTATTGATCCGGGATTTGGTTTCTCTAAAACAACCGATCAGAATTACGAAGTGCTAAATAATTTAGATGTTTTTCATATCTTAGAATATCCAATTCTTTCGGCATTATCTCGTAAATCAATGATTTATAAATTTTTAGGCACAAAACCAGCCGAAGCATTAAACGGCACAACGGTTTTACATACCATATCTTTGTTAAAAGGTGCTAAATTATTACGAGCTCACGATGTTAAAGAAGCGGTAGAATGTATTAAATTAGTAAACCAAACCATAAAACATGAAACTATTTTATAG
- a CDS encoding TlpA family protein disulfide reductase codes for MKKKFILLSFILLSAVTVAQTKFNETALNYKMELLDGKTQTFKKILNKYKGKTVLIDVWASWCPDCIKGLPKLKELQAQHPEVVYLFLDLDKTQDKWKAAIEKYDIKGEHIYAEGGMKSEFGQAIKLDWIPRYILINKKGDIEVFRAITADNENLETTLNKLK; via the coding sequence ATGAAAAAGAAATTTATACTTTTAAGCTTTATATTACTAAGCGCAGTAACCGTAGCACAAACTAAATTTAACGAAACTGCGTTAAATTATAAAATGGAGCTTTTAGATGGTAAAACGCAAACCTTTAAAAAAATATTAAATAAGTACAAAGGCAAAACCGTTTTAATTGATGTTTGGGCTTCTTGGTGCCCCGACTGTATTAAAGGTTTGCCAAAACTAAAAGAATTACAAGCACAGCACCCAGAGGTGGTTTATTTATTTTTAGATTTAGATAAAACCCAAGATAAATGGAAAGCTGCTATTGAAAAATACGATATTAAAGGCGAACATATTTATGCCGAAGGCGGAATGAAAAGCGAATTTGGACAAGCAATTAAATTAGATTGGATTCCGCGCTACATTTTAATAAACAAAAAAGGAGATATTGAAGTTTTTCGCGCTATAACCGCTGATAACGAAAACTTAGAAACGACATTAAACAAATTAAAATAA
- a CDS encoding DJ-1/PfpI family protein, whose protein sequence is MSKKVLMLAGDFVEDYEIMVPYQALLAVGVEVDVVCPDKKKGDTIATAIHDFVGFQTYVELRGHNFVINKTFTDVKVEDYDGLYVCGGRAPEYIRLNKLVLDFTKHFFNTNKPVAAICHGIQILTAAQVIQGRKLTAYPAVGPEVTLAGGTYVDIAADQAVVDGNLVTSPAWPGHPAILKEFYKLLGVKIG, encoded by the coding sequence ATGAGCAAAAAAGTACTAATGCTAGCAGGCGATTTTGTAGAGGATTATGAAATTATGGTGCCTTACCAAGCGTTGTTAGCGGTAGGAGTAGAGGTTGATGTTGTTTGCCCAGATAAGAAAAAAGGCGATACGATTGCAACTGCAATACATGATTTTGTTGGATTTCAGACCTATGTAGAATTACGAGGGCATAATTTTGTTATAAACAAAACGTTTACCGATGTTAAGGTTGAAGATTATGACGGGCTTTATGTTTGCGGCGGTCGTGCACCAGAGTACATTCGTTTAAACAAACTGGTTTTAGATTTTACTAAACATTTTTTTAATACAAATAAACCCGTTGCTGCTATTTGCCACGGTATTCAGATTTTAACTGCAGCTCAAGTAATTCAAGGCAGAAAGCTTACAGCTTATCCTGCGGTTGGACCTGAAGTTACTTTGGCAGGTGGAACTTATGTTGATATTGCGGCAGATCAGGCTGTTGTTGATGGGAATTTAGTTACTTCACCAGCTTGGCCTGGGCATCCGGCAATTTTAAAAGAATTTTATAAGTTGTTAGGTGTTAAAATAGGGTAA
- a CDS encoding KdsC family phosphatase yields MSKSYKEIMNQISTFIFDVDGVLTDGKVHVTTNGEMLRIMSIKDGYALKTAIDAGYKVVIISGGSNEGVKIRLQNLGVTDIFLGTANKVATFEDYIKNHEIKPENCLFMGDDIPDFKIMNLVGLPTCPQDAAPEIKAISKYISHIAGGNGCARDVIEQVMKVQGKWMKQFDAQYD; encoded by the coding sequence ATGTCTAAAAGTTATAAAGAAATCATGAACCAAATTTCTACATTCATTTTTGATGTAGATGGAGTTTTAACAGACGGAAAAGTACATGTTACCACTAACGGAGAAATGCTTCGTATTATGAGCATTAAAGATGGTTATGCTTTAAAAACCGCTATTGATGCAGGCTATAAAGTTGTAATTATTTCGGGCGGAAGCAATGAAGGAGTAAAAATACGATTGCAAAACTTAGGCGTTACCGATATTTTTTTAGGTACAGCAAATAAGGTTGCAACTTTTGAAGATTATATTAAAAATCATGAAATTAAGCCTGAAAATTGCTTGTTTATGGGCGATGACATTCCGGATTTTAAAATTATGAACTTGGTTGGTTTACCAACATGTCCGCAAGATGCTGCCCCCGAAATAAAAGCAATAAGCAAATACATTTCACATATTGCTGGTGGTAACGGCTGCGCGCGCGATGTAATTGAACAAGTTATGAAAGTGCAAGGCAAATGGATGAAACAATTTGATGCCCAATACGATTAA
- the rlmH gene encoding 23S rRNA (pseudouridine(1915)-N(3))-methyltransferase RlmH: MNIKLLAIGKTDHKALQALIDEYTKRLSFYIKFDLDIIPDIKNVKNLSEKQQKEKEGELILSKIAPTDHLILLDENGKNFSSVAFADELQKKMNAGIKTLVFVIGGPYGFSDEVYQQAKGKISLSKMTFSHQMVRLFVIEQIYRGFTILRNEPYHHQ, translated from the coding sequence ATGAACATTAAGCTTTTAGCGATAGGCAAAACAGATCATAAAGCGTTACAAGCTTTGATTGATGAATATACCAAGCGCCTTTCTTTTTACATAAAATTTGATTTAGATATAATTCCGGATATAAAAAACGTTAAAAACTTATCTGAAAAACAACAAAAAGAAAAAGAAGGCGAACTTATTTTAAGCAAAATAGCACCTACCGATCATTTAATTTTATTAGATGAAAACGGCAAAAACTTCAGCTCGGTTGCTTTTGCTGATGAATTACAGAAAAAAATGAACGCCGGTATTAAAACCTTAGTTTTTGTAATTGGCGGACCTTACGGATTTTCGGACGAGGTTTACCAGCAAGCTAAAGGTAAAATTTCTTTATCAAAAATGACTTTTTCTCATCAAATGGTGCGTTTATTTGTTATTGAACAAATTTATCGTGGTTTTACCATTTTACGTAACGAACCGTATCATCATCAATAA
- a CDS encoding CshA/CshB family fibrillar adhesin-related protein produces the protein MRNFYLLIVLFFTVALQAQPCFQNRNVVITSAYATNSDGKYKDDILWLTWGGKTTGYDFGTPDVILKDGDKSFASIPLGNNKYLCVEATIEMLNDNRNMRIKTYRPGNYSGDSMDNWYNIGGTDQKNRLIAGIANNTDRQSSYFRVKVKASISGIPVQLKGMVVADAESMDGSEFIRAKGEGEWKILEVKKRTERSEYLIRKDNSRNIIQFGPGNNYETAALAVLKFNNSAYNSNNENEVSVDFYLKGSGHQAVAIGLITPGVDLGDAPESYGSPIHTLERFDLSDDGIGSGTFSSNNISSGSWFESWPFYSNKSVNINKENYKESDILPNATSYLGSAKAEPNVGSVHGIQADGDGKGTNEEDAWPAEFKQFTLKAAFYQEGQKIIAKIPYHSQTSGYITAWIDLNGDGKFGSNGPETIKIAGTGGFSRSNDSHFEFAFATISPNQNGIATLEWTIPEQRTQRNTFVRLRIAEQFNEISSPISAAINGEVEDHKIYIIAPAVTNPVLKSNAK, from the coding sequence ATGAGAAATTTTTATTTACTTATTGTATTATTTTTTACTGTTGCTTTACAAGCACAACCGTGTTTTCAAAACAGAAATGTTGTTATCACCTCTGCTTATGCTACAAATTCTGACGGGAAATATAAAGACGATATTTTATGGTTAACTTGGGGAGGCAAAACAACAGGTTACGATTTTGGAACTCCAGATGTTATATTAAAAGACGGAGACAAATCTTTTGCTTCTATTCCTTTAGGTAACAACAAATACCTTTGCGTTGAAGCAACTATTGAAATGCTAAATGACAATAGAAATATGAGGATTAAAACTTACCGACCAGGAAATTATTCAGGAGATTCTATGGACAATTGGTATAATATTGGTGGTACTGATCAAAAAAACAGGCTAATTGCTGGAATTGCAAATAATACTGACAGACAATCGTCATATTTTCGAGTAAAAGTGAAGGCAAGTATTAGCGGAATCCCTGTTCAGTTAAAAGGAATGGTTGTTGCGGATGCAGAATCTATGGATGGTAGTGAATTTATAAGAGCCAAAGGTGAAGGAGAATGGAAGATTTTAGAAGTCAAGAAGCGTACAGAAAGAAGTGAATATTTAATTAGAAAAGATAATTCTAGAAATATTATTCAATTTGGACCAGGTAATAATTACGAAACTGCTGCTTTAGCTGTACTTAAATTTAATAATTCAGCGTATAACAGTAATAATGAAAATGAAGTAAGTGTTGACTTTTATTTAAAAGGATCAGGACATCAAGCAGTTGCTATTGGGTTAATCACACCTGGTGTAGATTTAGGCGATGCCCCCGAATCCTATGGTTCCCCAATACATACTTTAGAGCGATTTGATTTATCTGATGACGGAATAGGCAGTGGCACTTTTAGTTCCAACAATATATCATCTGGAAGTTGGTTTGAATCTTGGCCATTTTATAGCAATAAATCTGTAAATATTAATAAAGAAAACTACAAAGAATCCGATATATTACCCAATGCAACATCTTATTTAGGATCTGCAAAAGCAGAGCCAAACGTTGGTTCTGTGCACGGAATTCAAGCTGACGGTGATGGAAAAGGAACAAATGAAGAAGATGCATGGCCAGCAGAATTTAAACAATTTACTTTAAAAGCTGCATTTTATCAGGAAGGACAAAAAATTATTGCTAAAATTCCTTATCACTCTCAAACCAGCGGTTACATAACAGCTTGGATAGATTTGAATGGGGATGGTAAGTTTGGAAGCAATGGTCCAGAAACGATTAAAATAGCTGGAACAGGTGGTTTTTCAAGAAGTAACGATTCGCATTTTGAATTTGCTTTTGCTACTATTTCACCAAACCAAAACGGAATTGCAACTTTAGAATGGACAATTCCTGAACAAAGAACGCAACGTAATACGTTTGTTCGTTTACGAATTGCAGAACAATTCAACGAAATTTCTAGCCCTATTAGCGCTGCCATAAACGGCGAAGTAGAAGATCATAAAATATACATTATAGCACCTGCGGTTACCAACCCGGTACTAAAAAGTAATGCTAAATAA
- a CDS encoding ExbD/TolR family protein — protein sequence MKLFYSLLGLLVLASCKKQAIYVPQSDVTLLTEMADYSNIAMLYNLQNDSVQIDVKDDATITQTNWLFEVDKRLPLYLVIPEVKRLQDKKYKKAAEEMMPNFYTYMDTVAKTVAFMPIEHVVYELGAKPNLQENARTNQILTIDKNGAVFLADELVDLKQINAVLNQKFPEQPVVLSLAFDKNITFETYLQTKLNLTKISLPNVRIATTEMVY from the coding sequence ATGAAACTATTTTATAGCTTACTTGGCTTACTTGTTTTAGCAAGTTGCAAAAAACAAGCCATTTACGTGCCGCAATCTGACGTAACTTTACTTACCGAAATGGCCGATTATTCTAACATTGCTATGTTGTACAACCTACAAAACGATTCTGTACAAATTGATGTAAAAGATGATGCAACCATAACGCAAACCAATTGGTTATTTGAGGTTGATAAGCGCTTGCCTTTGTATTTAGTAATTCCGGAAGTTAAACGCTTACAAGATAAAAAGTACAAAAAAGCGGCCGAAGAAATGATGCCTAATTTTTATACCTACATGGATACTGTTGCCAAAACCGTAGCATTTATGCCCATTGAACATGTGGTTTACGAATTAGGTGCAAAACCCAATCTGCAAGAAAATGCAAGAACAAACCAAATTTTAACAATAGATAAAAACGGAGCTGTTTTTTTAGCTGATGAATTAGTTGATTTAAAGCAGATTAATGCTGTTTTAAATCAAAAATTTCCTGAGCAACCTGTCGTTTTATCTTTGGCTTTTGATAAAAATATAACCTTTGAAACGTATTTGCAAACCAAGCTTAACTTAACAAAAATTAGTTTGCCCAATGTGCGAATTGCCACAACAGAAATGGTTTATTAA